A window of the Salvelinus fontinalis isolate EN_2023a chromosome 26, ASM2944872v1, whole genome shotgun sequence genome harbors these coding sequences:
- the LOC129824196 gene encoding alanine aminotransferase 2-like isoform X2, which yields MSASRIGQMLSSKSLRVITRGNYRFFGNGAQYPAGHLTSGVRSVMIPSPLSPFSSQSRALSGVSEPPRGLVQEKMTENAVFSQNKVLTIDTMNPKVKNVEYAVRGPIVHRAVQIEKELREGVKKPFTEVIKANIGDAHAMGQQPITFFRQVLALCSYPELLKDNMFPEDAKSRARRILQACGGSSLGAYSASQGIDCVRQDVARYIELRDGGVPCDPDNVYLTTGASDGIVTMLKLLVCSEGASKTGVMISIPQYPLYSAALAELGAVQVNYYLNEEKCWSMDLSELERSLAEARKHCNPKVLCIINPGNPTGQVQSRQCIEDVIRFAAKEHLFLMADEVYQDNVYAEGCQFHSFKKVLFELGPQYSNTVELVSFHSTSKCYMGECGFRGGYMEVINMDPEVKDQLTKLVSVRLCPPVPGQALMDLVVNSPQPGEPSYTTFMKEAETWPQVDLTARQYPQAHIKIHKYIVNWTQSFHFAKAISVSRLGTH from the exons ATGTCTGCTTCGCGCATAGGGCAAATGTTGTCATCCAAAAGTTTGCGCGTTATAACCAGAGGAAATTACCGTTTTTTCGGCAATGGGGCACAATACCCCGCCGGGCACCTCACCTCTGGTGTCCGCTCAGTGATGATCCCCTCTCCGCTGTCACCTTTCTCTTCCCAGAGTAGAGCACTTTCAGGAGTCAGTGAACCTCCGCGTGGACTTGTCCAAGAGAAAATGACCGAGAATGCAGTGTTCTCCCAGAACAAGGTTTTGACCATCGACACCATGAACCCCAAGGTGAAGAATGTGGAGTATGCCGTGCGCGGACCCATTGTGCACCGCGCGGTGCAGATCGAGAAGGAGCTGAGAGAG GGAGTGAAGAAGCCCTTCACTGAGGTCATCAAGGCCAATATCGGTGACGCCCATGCCATGGGCCAGCAGCCAATCACCTTCTTCCGCCAG GTCTTGGCACTCTGCTCCTATCCGGAACTCTTGAAAGACAATATGTTTCCAGAGGATGCCAAAAGCAGAGCGCGCCGCATTCTGCAGGCTTGTGGAGGGAGTAGTTTGG GTGCGTACAGTGCCAGTCAGGGTATAGACTGTGTGCGGCAGGACGTAGCTCGCTACATCGAGCTTCGGGACGGGGGCGTGCCCTGTGACCCAGACAACGTCTACCTCACCACCGGCGCCAGTGACGGCATCGTG actaTGCTGAAGCTGTTGGTGTGTAGTGAGGGTGCGTCGAAGACAGGGGTGATGATCTCCATCCCTCAGTACCCTCTGTACTCGGCTGCTCTGGCTGAGCTGGGCGCTGTGCAGGTCAACTACTACCTGAACGAGGAGAAGTGCTGGAGCATGGACCTCAGTGAGCTGGAGCGCTCCCTAGCGGAGGCCAGGAAGCACTGCAACCCCAAAGTCCTCTGCATCATCAACCCTGGAAACCCCACTG GTCAGGTCCAGAGTAGACAGTGCATTGAGGATGTGATCCGATTCGCTGCTAAGGAGCATCTCTTCCTGATGGCTGATGAG gTGTACCAGGATAATGTGTACGCGGAGGGTTGCCAGTTCCACTCCTTTAAGAAGGTGCTGTTTGAGTTGGGACCACAGTACTCGAACACTGTAGAACTGGTATCTTTCCACTCCACCTCCAAGTGCTACATGGGAGA GTGTGGTTTCCGTGGGGGTTACATGGAGGTGATCAACATGGACCCAGAAGTGAAAGACCAGCTCACTAAGCTGGTGTCGGTCAGActgtgtccccctgtccctggtCAGGCTCTAATGGACCTGGTGGTCAACTCCCCACAGCCAGGAGAACCTTCCTATACCACCTTCATGAAG